One Roseomonas sp. OT10 DNA window includes the following coding sequences:
- a CDS encoding helicase-related protein, whose protein sequence is MPQLRRLVARRMPADAATVAAALCEVRRRGWAARLNDMASRAGQAWVQPDDTRAAAAAIATPEPDEAALATALSGVLDRRLRAAGDTPQAALEALAAEIADGQGGALSPDRHAELAGAVARAFGLTPDRAEDFVEAAERAESRRRQEQRAAEKVARARKREEVARLRAWERSLVGLEAVPRLLGCTEREALRWAGTGLLPVAKRTPGKGGREVWLFDPAELAPLRTRLPEWREDQPDPRERKRDRPEGRDVPAAPAIRPAGGMGGKAANAAVARVAALDRFAGHFATARALNRRITLVTGPTNSGKSHTALDRLATAESGLALAPLRLLAHEFREALGARGVPASLSTGEERVPVEGSRHLAATVEMCPFQSPVDVAIVDEAQLLHDRDRGAAWTAAIMGAPAREVFVLGAPECIPMVQRIATLCGDPVESVSLRRKGPLVAARNPVRLGDLKAGDALVAFSRRDVLDFRAELVKRGKRVAVIYGALSPEVRRAEAARFRSGEADILVATDAIGMGLNLPIRRVVFSTLRKFDGEERRELNSQEVKQIGGRAGRYGQHEEGIVAVLAEGGGGTPELVRRLLEAPPDPPAELRPQVQPDSDIVAAVAAEIGSDSLFGVLARIRRAVLRKDDPNYRLADLSAQIAIASAVDGVEGLPLLDRWTYAMCPVDERDHGVARLARWAIEHGAGRHVAPPLAGRLSAPDRAAREELERAEKTHKRLVAWRWLSLRFPSAYADHALAEAETERLDRWIEEVLRQQRRSRPGR, encoded by the coding sequence ATGCCGCAGCTGCGGCGCCTCGTCGCCCGTCGCATGCCCGCCGATGCCGCCACCGTCGCCGCGGCCCTGTGCGAGGTCCGCCGGCGCGGCTGGGCCGCCCGGCTGAACGACATGGCCAGCCGGGCCGGCCAGGCCTGGGTGCAGCCGGACGACACCCGCGCCGCCGCCGCCGCGATCGCCACGCCCGAGCCGGACGAGGCCGCCCTGGCCACGGCGCTGTCCGGCGTGCTGGACCGTCGCCTGCGCGCCGCCGGCGACACGCCGCAGGCCGCGCTGGAGGCCCTCGCCGCCGAGATCGCCGACGGCCAGGGCGGCGCCCTGTCGCCCGACCGGCATGCCGAGCTGGCCGGCGCCGTCGCCCGCGCCTTCGGCCTCACCCCGGACCGGGCCGAGGATTTCGTCGAGGCGGCCGAGCGCGCCGAATCCCGCCGCCGGCAGGAGCAGCGCGCCGCCGAGAAGGTCGCCCGCGCCCGCAAGCGCGAGGAGGTGGCCCGGCTGCGCGCCTGGGAACGCTCGCTGGTCGGGCTGGAGGCGGTGCCCCGCCTGCTCGGCTGCACCGAGCGCGAGGCGCTGCGCTGGGCGGGCACCGGGCTGCTGCCGGTCGCCAAGCGTACCCCCGGCAAGGGCGGGCGGGAGGTCTGGCTGTTCGACCCGGCCGAGCTGGCCCCGCTGCGCACCCGCCTGCCGGAATGGCGGGAGGACCAGCCCGACCCGCGCGAGCGGAAGCGCGACCGCCCTGAGGGGCGCGATGTCCCCGCCGCCCCCGCGATCCGCCCGGCCGGCGGCATGGGCGGCAAGGCGGCCAATGCCGCCGTGGCCCGGGTCGCCGCGCTGGACCGCTTCGCCGGACATTTCGCCACCGCCCGCGCCTTGAACCGGCGCATCACGCTGGTCACCGGCCCGACCAATTCCGGCAAGAGCCACACCGCGCTGGACCGGCTGGCGACGGCGGAGAGCGGCCTCGCCCTCGCCCCCCTGCGCCTGCTGGCGCATGAGTTCCGCGAGGCGCTGGGGGCGCGCGGCGTCCCCGCCTCCCTCTCCACCGGCGAGGAGCGGGTGCCCGTGGAAGGCAGCCGGCACCTGGCCGCGACGGTGGAGATGTGCCCTTTCCAGTCGCCCGTAGACGTGGCGATCGTGGACGAGGCGCAGCTCCTGCACGACCGCGACCGCGGCGCCGCCTGGACCGCCGCCATCATGGGCGCCCCGGCGCGGGAGGTCTTCGTGCTCGGCGCGCCGGAATGCATCCCGATGGTGCAGCGGATCGCGACGCTCTGCGGCGACCCGGTGGAGTCCGTCTCGCTGCGGCGCAAGGGCCCGCTGGTCGCGGCGCGCAACCCGGTGCGGCTGGGCGACCTGAAGGCGGGCGATGCGCTGGTCGCCTTCTCCCGCCGCGACGTGCTGGACTTCCGGGCGGAGCTGGTGAAGCGCGGCAAGCGGGTCGCCGTCATCTACGGCGCGCTGAGCCCCGAGGTGCGGCGCGCCGAGGCCGCCCGCTTCCGCTCGGGCGAGGCCGATATCCTGGTCGCGACCGACGCCATCGGCATGGGGCTGAACCTGCCGATCCGCCGGGTGGTCTTCTCCACCCTGCGCAAGTTCGACGGCGAGGAGCGGCGGGAGCTGAACTCCCAGGAGGTCAAGCAGATCGGCGGCCGCGCCGGGCGCTACGGCCAGCACGAGGAGGGCATCGTCGCCGTGCTGGCCGAGGGTGGCGGCGGCACGCCGGAGCTGGTCCGCCGGCTGCTGGAGGCCCCGCCCGACCCGCCGGCCGAGCTGCGCCCGCAGGTGCAGCCGGATTCCGACATCGTGGCCGCCGTCGCCGCCGAGATCGGCTCGGACAGCCTCTTCGGCGTGCTGGCCCGCATCCGCCGCGCCGTGCTGCGCAAGGACGACCCGAACTACCGCCTGGCCGACCTCTCCGCGCAGATCGCCATCGCCTCCGCCGTGGACGGGGTGGAGGGGCTGCCCCTGCTCGACCGCTGGACCTATGCGATGTGCCCGGTGGACGAGCGCGACCACGGCGTCGCCCGCCTCGCCCGCTGGGCCATCGAGCACGGCGCCGGCCGCCACGTCGCCCCGCCGCTGGCCGGCCGCCTCTCCGCCCCCGACCGGGCGGCGCGGGAGGAGCTGGAGCGGGCGGAGAAGACGCACAAGCGGCTGGTCGCCTGGCGCTGGCTCTCCCTCCGCTTCCCCAGCGCCTATGCCGACCACGCGCTGGCCGAGGCGGAGACGGAGCGGCTGGACCGCTGGATCGAGGAGGTGCTGCGCCAGCAGCGCCGCAGCCGCCCGGGGCGCTGA